One window from the genome of Candidatus Eisenbacteria bacterium encodes:
- the epsI gene encoding EpsI family protein has protein sequence MKTLLAAVVMLVATSASVLLTPPIDLAAGHGILRGVPHEFGPWQGTDAQFEQAVVEELRADDLLIRRYVDGTRSVWLCLVYHQNRRYGAHDPLLCYTSQGYAVRQPGRARVDDGSPKGLIVNTCIAERRDDSRVVWYWWTTDGLSTGDVGAFRSRMAVLGALDNRSWGTFVRVESVLREDGVEGATQRAREFSGLVARELPAVFARARAAAPAVP, from the coding sequence ATGAAGACGCTCCTCGCCGCCGTCGTCATGCTCGTCGCGACCTCGGCCTCGGTGCTGCTGACGCCGCCCATCGACCTCGCCGCGGGTCACGGCATCCTGCGCGGCGTGCCGCACGAGTTCGGGCCGTGGCAGGGCACCGACGCGCAGTTCGAGCAGGCCGTGGTCGAGGAGCTGCGCGCCGACGACCTGCTGATCCGCCGTTACGTGGACGGGACGCGGTCGGTGTGGCTGTGCCTCGTCTACCACCAGAATCGCCGATACGGCGCGCACGATCCGCTGCTCTGCTACACGTCGCAGGGCTACGCGGTGCGGCAGCCGGGGCGCGCGAGAGTGGACGACGGCTCGCCGAAGGGCCTGATCGTCAACACCTGCATCGCCGAACGCCGCGACGACAGCCGCGTGGTCTGGTACTGGTGGACCACCGACGGGCTCTCGACCGGCGACGTCGGCGCCTTCCGCTCGCGCATGGCGGTGCTGGGCGCGCTCGACAACCGCTCGTGGGGCACGTTCGTGCGCGTCGAGTCGGTGCTGCGCGAGGACGGTGTCGAGGGCGCGACGCAGCGCGCGCGGGAGTTCTCGGGACTCGTGGCGCGCGAGCTGCCCGCGGTGTTCGCGCGGGCGCGCGCGGCAGCCCCCGCCGTGCCGTGA
- a CDS encoding CapA family protein has product MRLLEAEGALRLTLAAVGDVGVLGSVRRRAASEGPDAPFAALAPHARAADLAFANLEFPVGERAWVRPGRADEFFHDAGVPAALARAGFRVVSLANNHMMDCGERGLARTLDACRSAGLAAVGAGADLEAARTPARIEVRGVRVVVLAYATAGGDAATSGRAGVAPLEPELVAADLARWRPQADVLVVSVHWGSMYVDFPPPRVVGMAKSIAAAGADLVLGHHPHVLQGAARVGRTLVLYSMGDAVFDGRSGDFEASVAALTRRESGVFTARFGESAHGLELAALKLDPDGVPGEPAGTEARAQAERFAALSAGLADAAARFAAEGAPKLLQYELQSLGTYLRQGRWDRVAKLLGGVRPRHLPLLWQAVTRRGRGRTPPAAR; this is encoded by the coding sequence ATGCGGCTGCTCGAGGCTGAGGGCGCGCTGCGGCTCACGCTCGCCGCGGTCGGCGACGTCGGCGTCCTCGGTTCGGTGCGACGGCGCGCCGCGAGCGAGGGGCCCGATGCGCCGTTCGCGGCGCTGGCGCCGCACGCGCGCGCCGCCGATCTGGCCTTCGCCAACCTCGAGTTCCCGGTCGGCGAGCGCGCCTGGGTTCGCCCGGGGCGCGCGGACGAGTTCTTCCACGACGCCGGGGTGCCGGCGGCGCTCGCGCGCGCGGGCTTCCGCGTCGTGTCGCTCGCGAACAACCACATGATGGACTGCGGCGAGCGGGGCCTCGCGCGAACGCTCGACGCCTGTCGGTCCGCGGGGCTGGCCGCGGTCGGCGCTGGAGCCGATCTCGAGGCGGCGCGGACCCCCGCGCGGATCGAGGTCCGGGGTGTCCGGGTCGTCGTGCTCGCCTACGCGACCGCCGGCGGCGACGCCGCAACGTCCGGCCGGGCCGGCGTCGCGCCGCTCGAGCCGGAACTCGTTGCCGCGGACCTCGCGCGCTGGCGGCCTCAGGCGGACGTGCTCGTGGTGAGCGTGCACTGGGGATCCATGTACGTGGACTTTCCGCCCCCGCGCGTCGTCGGAATGGCGAAGTCGATCGCGGCCGCGGGCGCCGACCTGGTGCTCGGACATCATCCGCATGTCCTGCAGGGCGCCGCAAGGGTCGGCCGCACACTGGTGCTGTACAGCATGGGCGACGCGGTCTTCGACGGCCGCTCGGGGGATTTCGAGGCCTCGGTCGCGGCGCTGACGCGCCGCGAGAGTGGTGTCTTCACCGCGCGATTCGGCGAGTCCGCCCACGGCCTCGAACTCGCGGCGCTGAAGCTCGACCCGGACGGCGTACCCGGCGAGCCCGCCGGGACCGAAGCGCGCGCTCAGGCGGAGCGGTTCGCGGCTCTGTCCGCGGGACTGGCCGACGCGGCGGCGCGCTTCGCCGCCGAGGGCGCGCCGAAACTGCTCCAGTACGAGCTGCAGAGCCTCGGAACCTACCTGCGGCAGGGCCGCTGGGACCGCGTCGCGAAGCTGCTCGGCGGCGTGCGCCCGCGACATCTGCCGCTGCTGTGGCAGGCTGTGACCCGGCGGGGACGTGGACGGACCCCGCCGGCCGCCCGATAA
- a CDS encoding polysaccharide deacetylase family protein produces MSGRALRWLLSLASGPLSPRSGRSRLTIVRHHRVYAEGERALYHLGVSESVLEAQVATCVRAGATPCTVREGLERLRDGRPGHAIAFSFDDGYADNVTRALPILARHGAKATFYLTAGLMDSRTAPWWDELAFVLAHAGTAVARWQAAGTTLGLDVSTPPGRSAALRGLLPLMRVAPAEQRVRLDALRETLGVRGPAPCELADWPLATRLAEAGMEIGAHTLTHPFLTLLPPGEQRREIADSAALAAARTGAAVSGLAYPVGDHDDRTVDAARAARLAHAVTTRAGDCTGASDDFRLPRRALPEGASLGPGGKPSATMVRAELRGAFDRLRGRRAEAGT; encoded by the coding sequence GTGAGCGGTCGCGCCCTGCGCTGGCTGCTCTCGCTCGCCTCGGGGCCCCTCTCGCCCCGCTCGGGCCGTTCGCGCCTGACGATCGTGCGGCACCACCGCGTGTACGCCGAAGGCGAGCGGGCGCTCTACCATCTCGGGGTCTCGGAATCGGTGCTGGAGGCGCAGGTCGCGACCTGCGTGCGCGCGGGCGCGACGCCGTGCACGGTGCGCGAGGGACTGGAACGCCTGCGCGACGGCCGGCCGGGCCACGCGATCGCCTTCTCCTTCGACGACGGTTACGCCGACAACGTGACGCGCGCGCTTCCGATCCTCGCGCGCCACGGGGCGAAGGCCACCTTCTATCTGACCGCGGGTCTGATGGACTCGCGCACCGCACCGTGGTGGGACGAACTGGCGTTCGTGCTCGCGCACGCCGGCACCGCGGTCGCGCGCTGGCAGGCGGCGGGGACGACGCTGGGCCTCGACGTCTCGACGCCGCCGGGCCGGTCGGCGGCGCTGCGCGGGCTGCTGCCGCTGATGCGGGTCGCCCCCGCGGAGCAGCGCGTGCGGCTCGACGCGCTGCGCGAGACGCTCGGCGTGCGCGGGCCGGCACCCTGCGAGCTGGCGGACTGGCCGCTCGCCACGCGGCTCGCCGAGGCGGGCATGGAGATCGGCGCGCACACGCTGACGCATCCCTTTCTCACCCTGCTGCCGCCGGGCGAGCAGCGGCGCGAGATCGCGGACTCGGCCGCGCTCGCGGCCGCCCGCACCGGCGCGGCCGTGAGCGGGCTCGCCTATCCGGTCGGGGACCACGACGATCGGACGGTGGACGCCGCGCGGGCCGCCCGGCTCGCCCACGCGGTGACCACCCGGGCGGGCGACTGCACCGGCGCTTCGGACGACTTCCGGCTGCCGCGCCGCGCGCTGCCCGAGGGGGCGAGCCTGGGCCCCGGCGGCAAACCGTCCGCGACCATGGTCCGGGCCGAGCTGCGCGGCGCGTTCGACCGGCTGCGCGGCCGGCGTGCGGAGGCCGGCACGTGA
- a CDS encoding glycosyltransferase family 4 protein: MKSVLYVTTTFPTLAAFIENEVKRLDERGVRVRVLTLRAVGDQYQPEFAPLVALTRAVGSPLDPRSWWALLGWLVRRPHVLLPGAARMLWASRGSAYALAGHLAYLPAAARVAGIAEREGFERVHGAWAHFPASVAWLAARLAGRRFSMAAHAGADLYRTQAFLAHKVRAADFTTACVRGNAEMLRRLVPGGRVEWLWHGTDLARFGAIARARSAEPLLLVVGRLAPGKGFDDAVAALGELARRGLRPRLVVVGDGPEREALGALARAHGVAEQVEFRGSLTHDEIAPLYASAWLLLAPSKVLANGRRDGIPNVIVEAMAAGLPVVGARAAGLEEAIEPGRTGALCESANPRSLAGAIGPLLRDPREIDRMGGLAREAARGSFDVEASFARLWELFGGAPVRGERA, from the coding sequence GTGAAATCGGTGCTCTACGTGACGACGACGTTTCCCACACTGGCCGCGTTCATCGAGAACGAGGTGAAGCGCCTGGACGAGCGCGGCGTTCGCGTGCGGGTGCTGACCCTGCGGGCGGTGGGCGACCAGTACCAGCCGGAGTTCGCGCCGCTCGTCGCCCTGACCCGCGCCGTCGGCTCGCCGCTCGATCCGCGCTCGTGGTGGGCGCTGCTCGGCTGGCTGGTGCGCCGTCCGCACGTGCTGCTCCCCGGGGCGGCGCGCATGCTGTGGGCCTCGCGCGGCAGCGCGTACGCGCTGGCCGGGCACCTCGCCTACCTGCCGGCCGCCGCGCGGGTGGCCGGCATCGCCGAACGCGAGGGCTTCGAGCGCGTTCACGGGGCGTGGGCGCACTTCCCGGCCTCGGTGGCCTGGCTGGCGGCCCGGCTCGCGGGCCGGCGCTTCAGCATGGCCGCGCACGCCGGCGCCGACCTCTACCGCACGCAGGCCTTCCTCGCCCACAAGGTGCGCGCCGCCGACTTCACCACCGCGTGCGTGCGCGGCAACGCCGAGATGCTCCGCCGCCTCGTGCCCGGCGGGCGCGTCGAGTGGCTGTGGCACGGAACCGATCTCGCGCGCTTCGGCGCGATCGCGCGAGCCCGCTCGGCCGAGCCCCTGCTGCTGGTCGTCGGCCGGCTCGCGCCCGGCAAGGGATTCGACGACGCGGTCGCGGCGCTCGGCGAGCTGGCGCGGCGCGGGCTGCGGCCCCGGCTCGTGGTCGTCGGCGACGGCCCGGAACGCGAAGCGCTCGGCGCGCTGGCCCGCGCGCACGGCGTCGCCGAACAGGTCGAGTTCCGGGGTTCGCTCACGCACGACGAGATCGCTCCGCTCTACGCGTCGGCGTGGCTGCTGCTCGCCCCGAGCAAGGTGCTGGCGAACGGGCGGCGCGACGGCATCCCGAACGTGATCGTCGAGGCGATGGCCGCCGGGTTGCCGGTCGTCGGCGCGCGCGCGGCGGGGCTCGAGGAGGCGATCGAGCCGGGCCGGACCGGGGCGCTGTGCGAAAGCGCGAACCCGCGCTCGCTTGCCGGGGCGATCGGGCCACTGCTGCGCGATCCGCGGGAGATCGACCGGATGGGCGGCCTCGCGCGGGAAGCGGCGCGCGGCTCGTTCGACGTCGAGGCCAGCTTCGCGCGGCTGTGGGAACTCTTCGGCGGCGCGCCGGTGCGCGGGGAGCGGGCGTGA
- a CDS encoding glycosyltransferase, translated as MMRVVHVVEAMHQGGAESLVVEHVRLASPEVKSTVVALNRGGPALEAAAAAGAETVVLGKGAARAAGLVRLTSLLRARRADVVNGHNPSGAMYGTLAARLAGVPVAVRTEHSIHYPGRAFRFYGPVEAMLTRLTDRVICVCEAARASHAPRFRGSEERFVTIANGIAEAPPPRPRAQTRAALGIPPAAAVALTVGSLTPQKSQDVLLRAMAVARRRAPGAVLLVAGEGRLRERLQALHAELGLGDAVRFLGPRNDVPDLMAACDVFVLSSSREGLSVTLLEAMRAARAAIATAVGGNAEAVADGVTGRIVPVGDVAEMAGALADLLADEQRRAVLGAAGRERWRERFTAARMVGETEALYREALARRGGGGPHAAARG; from the coding sequence GTGATGCGCGTCGTCCACGTCGTCGAGGCGATGCACCAGGGCGGCGCCGAGTCGCTGGTCGTCGAGCACGTGCGCCTGGCGTCGCCGGAGGTCAAGAGCACGGTGGTGGCGCTCAATCGCGGCGGTCCCGCGCTCGAGGCGGCGGCCGCGGCCGGCGCGGAGACCGTCGTGCTCGGCAAGGGCGCCGCGCGGGCGGCGGGCCTCGTGCGGCTGACCTCGCTGCTGCGTGCGCGTCGCGCGGACGTCGTCAACGGGCACAACCCGAGCGGGGCGATGTACGGAACCCTCGCGGCGCGGCTCGCGGGCGTGCCGGTCGCGGTGCGCACCGAGCACAGCATCCACTACCCGGGCCGGGCGTTCCGATTCTACGGGCCCGTCGAGGCGATGCTCACGCGCCTGACGGATCGGGTGATCTGCGTGTGCGAAGCCGCGCGGGCCAGCCACGCGCCGCGATTCCGCGGCAGCGAGGAGCGCTTCGTGACGATCGCGAACGGCATCGCCGAGGCGCCACCGCCGCGGCCGCGCGCGCAGACGCGCGCGGCGCTCGGCATTCCGCCCGCGGCGGCGGTCGCCCTGACCGTCGGCAGCCTGACGCCGCAGAAGTCGCAGGACGTGCTCCTGCGGGCGATGGCCGTCGCGCGACGGCGCGCGCCCGGCGCGGTGCTGCTCGTCGCGGGCGAGGGCAGGCTGCGCGAGCGTCTGCAGGCGCTGCACGCCGAGCTGGGACTGGGCGATGCGGTTCGTTTCCTCGGTCCGAGGAACGACGTGCCGGACCTGATGGCGGCGTGCGACGTTTTCGTGCTGTCCTCCTCGCGGGAAGGGCTGTCGGTGACGCTGCTCGAGGCGATGCGTGCGGCGCGCGCGGCGATCGCGACCGCGGTCGGCGGCAACGCCGAAGCGGTGGCCGACGGCGTCACGGGCCGCATCGTGCCGGTGGGCGACGTGGCGGAGATGGCCGGGGCCCTGGCGGACCTGCTCGCGGACGAGCAGCGCCGCGCCGTCCTCGGCGCGGCCGGCCGGGAGCGCTGGCGCGAGCGCTTCACCGCCGCGCGCATGGTCGGCGAAACCGAGGCGCTGTATCGCGAGGCGCTCGCGCGGCGCGGCGGGGGAGGGCCCCATGCGGCTGCTCGAGGCTGA
- a CDS encoding sugar transferase — translation MRVLFVTQYFPPETGAAPARALHFARALARAGHEVRVLTGLPNHPAGEVRPEYRGVRRRTEQADGIRVERVWLYATPRKTSLTRLWNHLSFALSALPVAFAGPRPDVVLVTTPPLFHGLTAWLAARLRGAALVNDCRDDWPHAAIALGEMRPGFVARVLDGVARFFQSRSSRVLVVTPGMKRQLESRGFEPRRLVFLPNGADTELFRPPAERAERGGRPFTVLYAGTHGLVHGMDALLDAAAELKSEGVRFRLVGDGVAKQGLERAAVGRGLDNVTFEPSVAPAALVPLLHEADVAVATTRASEFAGETIPVKLFDYLACGCPVVAAVRGDAAAVIEASEGGLVVEPENGAALARAVRALRDDPGRREALAAAGPVFVEREHSRRALGERLVQVLLEARLESHGRDVGPLPRGARAFVKRAADVVLGCAGLILTSPLMLLVALAIRLESPGPVLFRQRRIGRGSAEFILFKFRSMAAGTPDLATHLVTPGSVRITRVGAILRRTSLDELPQLWNIVRGDMSLVGPRPALYNQYDLIGLRQAAGVDALRPGLTGWAQINGRDEIPMEQKVALDREYLDRNSTRFDTEILVRTALTLFAMRGIR, via the coding sequence ATGCGCGTGCTGTTCGTCACGCAGTACTTCCCGCCCGAGACGGGGGCCGCGCCCGCGCGCGCCCTGCACTTCGCGCGCGCGCTCGCCCGCGCGGGCCACGAAGTGCGCGTGCTGACCGGCCTGCCCAACCACCCGGCAGGCGAAGTGCGCCCCGAGTACCGCGGTGTTCGCCGTCGCACCGAACAGGCTGACGGTATCCGCGTCGAGCGGGTGTGGCTGTACGCGACGCCGCGCAAGACGTCGCTCACGCGCCTGTGGAACCACCTGAGCTTCGCGCTCTCGGCCCTGCCGGTCGCGTTCGCGGGACCGCGACCCGATGTCGTGCTCGTCACCACGCCGCCGCTCTTCCACGGGCTCACCGCCTGGCTGGCGGCCCGTCTGCGCGGGGCGGCGCTGGTGAACGACTGCCGCGACGACTGGCCGCACGCGGCGATCGCCCTGGGTGAGATGCGGCCCGGTTTCGTCGCCCGGGTGCTCGACGGCGTCGCGCGATTCTTCCAGTCCCGCAGCAGCCGCGTGCTGGTGGTCACCCCGGGCATGAAGCGCCAGCTCGAGTCGCGCGGGTTCGAGCCGCGGAGGCTCGTCTTCCTGCCGAACGGCGCCGACACCGAGCTGTTCCGGCCGCCGGCCGAGCGGGCGGAGCGCGGCGGACGGCCGTTCACCGTGCTGTACGCGGGCACGCACGGGCTCGTGCACGGCATGGATGCGCTGCTCGATGCGGCGGCCGAGCTGAAGTCCGAAGGGGTGAGGTTCCGGCTCGTGGGCGACGGGGTGGCGAAGCAGGGGCTGGAGCGGGCGGCCGTCGGGCGGGGGCTCGACAACGTCACGTTCGAGCCGAGCGTGGCGCCCGCCGCGCTCGTCCCGCTCCTCCACGAAGCCGACGTCGCCGTCGCGACGACCCGGGCGAGCGAGTTCGCGGGGGAAACCATCCCGGTCAAGCTGTTCGACTACCTGGCCTGCGGCTGCCCGGTCGTCGCGGCGGTGCGCGGCGATGCCGCGGCGGTGATCGAAGCCTCGGAAGGCGGCCTGGTCGTCGAGCCCGAGAACGGAGCGGCGCTCGCGCGTGCGGTGCGGGCGCTTCGCGACGATCCCGGTCGCCGCGAAGCGCTCGCCGCGGCCGGGCCGGTGTTCGTCGAGCGCGAGCACTCGCGGCGCGCGCTCGGCGAGAGGCTCGTCCAGGTGCTGCTCGAGGCCCGGCTCGAGTCGCACGGCCGGGACGTGGGCCCGCTGCCACGGGGGGCCCGGGCGTTCGTCAAGCGCGCCGCGGACGTGGTCCTCGGCTGCGCGGGACTGATCCTGACGTCGCCGCTGATGCTGCTGGTCGCCCTCGCCATCCGGCTCGAATCGCCCGGCCCCGTGCTGTTCCGGCAGCGCCGCATCGGCCGCGGCTCCGCCGAGTTCATTCTTTTCAAATTCCGCAGCATGGCGGCGGGCACGCCGGACCTCGCCACGCATCTGGTGACGCCCGGAAGCGTCCGAATCACGCGTGTGGGGGCGATCCTGCGCCGCACCAGCCTCGACGAGCTGCCGCAGCTGTGGAACATCGTCCGTGGCGACATGTCGCTGGTCGGACCGCGACCGGCGCTCTACAACCAGTATGATCTGATCGGCCTGCGACAGGCCGCCGGGGTGGATGCGCTTCGCCCCGGCCTGACGGGGTGGGCGCAGATCAACGGCCGTGACGAAATCCCCATGGAGCAGAAGGTGGCCCTCGACCGCGAGTACCTCGATCGCAACTCGACCCGCTTCGACACCGAGATCCTCGTGCGCACCGCCCTGACGCTGTTCGCGATGCGGGGGATCCGGTGA
- a CDS encoding exosortase/archaeosortase family protein, which translates to MSVPTMVAPAKGRAGAWLKGALLFALVALAWHRTLATLWETWATNDNYSHGPLVPATSLVLVWLRRDRLRALPVRPATWGLALVGLGCLMQVVGVRADVLALQGWGLLPLLFGLSLAFLGTAMTRMLAFPIAYLGFMLTFPPLVMNSLSFALKEISVSASVGAAHALGVPLERDGMSILLASGELRVENPCSGLRSLLALLATGTLFAYFQKGGFWRRATVLLAATPIAILGNAVRLLLVIVAAERRGVVWASGTFHDMTGYVVYGVALAALLGLRELLTPKGARA; encoded by the coding sequence GTGAGCGTCCCGACGATGGTCGCGCCCGCGAAGGGGCGGGCGGGCGCGTGGCTGAAGGGCGCCCTGCTGTTCGCGCTCGTGGCACTCGCCTGGCATCGCACGCTGGCGACGCTGTGGGAGACCTGGGCGACGAACGACAACTACTCCCACGGTCCGCTCGTGCCGGCCACCTCGCTGGTGCTCGTCTGGCTGCGGCGGGACCGGCTGCGGGCCCTGCCGGTGCGGCCGGCCACCTGGGGACTCGCGCTCGTGGGACTCGGGTGCCTGATGCAGGTCGTGGGCGTGCGCGCCGACGTGCTGGCGCTGCAGGGCTGGGGATTGCTGCCGCTGCTGTTCGGACTCTCGCTCGCGTTTCTCGGGACGGCGATGACGCGCATGCTGGCGTTTCCGATCGCCTACCTCGGCTTCATGCTGACGTTTCCGCCCCTGGTCATGAACTCGCTCAGTTTCGCGCTCAAGGAGATCTCGGTCAGCGCCTCGGTCGGCGCCGCGCACGCGCTCGGCGTGCCTCTCGAGCGGGACGGCATGTCCATCCTGCTCGCCTCCGGCGAGTTGCGGGTCGAGAACCCGTGCAGCGGACTGCGCTCGCTGCTGGCGCTGCTCGCGACCGGAACCCTGTTCGCCTACTTCCAGAAGGGCGGGTTCTGGCGGCGCGCGACCGTCCTGCTGGCGGCGACCCCGATCGCGATCCTCGGCAACGCCGTGCGTCTGCTGCTCGTCATCGTCGCGGCGGAAAGGCGCGGCGTGGTCTGGGCCTCGGGCACGTTTCACGACATGACCGGGTACGTCGTTTACGGCGTCGCGCTGGCCGCGCTGCTGGGACTGCGCGAACTGCTGACCCCGAAGGGGGCCAGGGCATGA
- a CDS encoding glycosyltransferase, with amino-acid sequence MSAPRGGRRIRLLYVAGNFVTGGAERHLLEMWRRLDRGRFEVRIAVLKREGAFTPLVEAIGLPITDLGVGRRLYDASGLRGLLRLISLVREFRPDVIHGYLFGPNLFAALAGRLCGVPVVCVAKRNVDAFESARQIAVQRLAHRLATHVTAVSHEVAASSVALGVPASRVTVIENGVDVARFDGASRREALSGLEHVPADAPLVGSVGCLAPRKDYGTLLRALARLAGRHRFHCAIAGDGPDRASLEGDISALGLAGRVSLLGERSDVDRLLPAFDAFVLSSREEGIPNALLEAMAAARPCVATRVGGNAEVLEDGRTGWLVPAQDPEALADALAEVLTRPDEAARRGARAREAMIAERSIEAMVRRHEAFYRQALGLERGGEPAASERKGAA; translated from the coding sequence GTGAGCGCGCCGCGCGGCGGACGGCGCATCCGGCTCCTTTACGTCGCCGGCAACTTCGTGACCGGCGGGGCCGAGCGCCATCTGCTCGAAATGTGGCGGCGGCTCGACCGCGGGCGATTCGAGGTGCGCATCGCCGTGCTGAAGCGCGAGGGCGCGTTCACGCCGCTCGTCGAGGCCATCGGGCTGCCGATCACCGACCTCGGCGTGGGACGGCGCCTCTACGACGCGAGCGGGTTGCGCGGACTGCTGCGGCTGATCTCGCTGGTCCGCGAGTTCCGACCCGACGTGATCCACGGGTACCTGTTCGGCCCGAACCTGTTCGCGGCCCTCGCCGGGCGGCTGTGCGGCGTGCCGGTCGTGTGCGTCGCCAAGCGCAACGTGGACGCGTTCGAGTCCGCCCGCCAGATCGCGGTCCAGCGGCTGGCACACCGGCTCGCGACGCACGTCACGGCGGTGAGCCATGAAGTGGCCGCGAGCAGCGTCGCGCTCGGCGTGCCGGCCTCGCGCGTCACGGTGATCGAGAACGGCGTGGACGTCGCCCGCTTCGACGGCGCGAGCCGTCGCGAGGCGCTGTCCGGGCTCGAACACGTGCCGGCGGACGCCCCGCTCGTCGGCAGCGTGGGCTGCCTCGCGCCGCGCAAGGACTACGGCACGCTGCTGCGCGCGCTCGCGCGGCTCGCGGGCAGGCACCGCTTTCATTGCGCGATCGCCGGCGACGGACCCGATCGCGCGTCGCTTGAGGGGGACATCTCCGCGCTCGGGCTCGCGGGGCGGGTCTCGCTGCTCGGCGAGCGCTCCGACGTGGACCGGCTGCTTCCGGCCTTCGACGCGTTCGTGCTCTCCTCGCGGGAGGAGGGCATCCCGAACGCGCTGCTCGAGGCGATGGCGGCGGCCCGGCCGTGCGTCGCGACGCGCGTCGGCGGCAACGCCGAGGTGCTGGAGGACGGCCGAACGGGCTGGCTCGTGCCCGCGCAGGATCCGGAGGCGCTCGCGGACGCCCTCGCCGAGGTGCTGACGCGACCCGACGAGGCCGCGCGCCGCGGCGCCCGTGCACGCGAGGCGATGATCGCCGAGCGCAGCATCGAGGCCATGGTGCGCCGCCACGAGGCGTTCTACCGGCAGGCGCTCGGCCTGGAGCGGGGCGGCGAACCGGCCGCCTCGGAGCGAAAGGGCGCCGCGTGA
- a CDS encoding class I SAM-dependent methyltransferase, whose translation MSDESKAREAFERFVRWTIEKEYGPVQPRLPEAEREAFASYYNRLPAPGEEARIRRYLRGFWRSEAGWTARWIVARARELGARPRVMDAGSGFGTYSMLYAAAGADVVGADLRPDRLDAAQKRLEFHAEVTAGALPVRYVRADLTRDWDADYDLVWVYNALSHIDPLDRFLEQTRRHLRPGGVLVVGDINGAHPEHLARLQELRGDHVHQEYVAPDGERYSYAVERPFPPREIRGILAANGLRMVHHELYWGGLGTLPDPVYEGLLRPLQRTWQLGHGFARRQLVVATPA comes from the coding sequence ATGAGCGACGAATCGAAGGCGCGTGAGGCGTTCGAGCGCTTCGTGCGCTGGACCATCGAGAAGGAATACGGGCCGGTCCAGCCGCGGCTGCCCGAGGCCGAGCGCGAAGCGTTCGCCAGCTACTACAACCGCCTGCCGGCGCCGGGCGAGGAGGCGCGGATCCGCCGCTACCTGCGCGGCTTCTGGCGCAGCGAGGCCGGCTGGACGGCGCGCTGGATCGTCGCCCGGGCGCGGGAGCTCGGCGCCCGTCCGCGCGTCATGGACGCGGGCTCGGGCTTCGGCACCTACTCGATGCTCTACGCGGCCGCGGGCGCCGACGTGGTGGGCGCCGACCTGCGCCCGGACCGGCTCGACGCGGCGCAGAAGCGGCTCGAGTTCCACGCCGAGGTGACCGCCGGGGCGCTTCCGGTGCGCTACGTGCGCGCCGATCTCACCCGCGACTGGGACGCGGACTACGACCTCGTGTGGGTCTACAACGCGCTCTCGCACATCGATCCGCTGGATCGCTTCCTCGAGCAGACGCGCCGGCACCTGCGGCCGGGCGGTGTTCTGGTCGTCGGCGACATCAACGGCGCGCACCCCGAGCATCTCGCGCGACTGCAGGAACTGCGCGGCGACCACGTGCACCAGGAGTACGTCGCCCCCGACGGGGAGCGTTACTCGTACGCGGTCGAGCGGCCGTTCCCGCCGCGCGAGATCCGCGGCATCCTGGCGGCGAACGGACTGCGCATGGTGCACCACGAGCTTTACTGGGGCGGACTGGGCACGCTGCCGGACCCGGTGTACGAAGGTCTGCTGCGGCCGCTGCAGCGCACCTGGCAGCTCGGACACGGTTTCGCGCGACGGCAGCTCGTCGTCGCGACGCCCGCCTGA